One genomic region from Bufo bufo chromosome 3, aBufBuf1.1, whole genome shotgun sequence encodes:
- the YRDC gene encoding yrdC domain-containing protein, mitochondrial, whose amino-acid sequence MRLVDRLRGLVSVMACQPPVTDMAAKVMKLPGGATGCRNGPDKDFKGWKEILNTSVGVLQQGGVIGVPTDTIYGIACLAQSPQSIRNIYNVKGRNGTKPMAICVGAIEDIYKYCQVNVPDQLLRDLLPGPVTLVMERSDELNKELNPYTSLVGVRIPDHAFIRQLAQICSEPLALTSANISTQPSTLSVEEFKDLWPLLSLVVDGGPIGDVSSPECRLGSTVMDLSVSGKFTIIRPGCALIPTLEILKNKYGLSSAS is encoded by the exons ATGAGGCTGGTGGACCGGCTACGAGGGCTGGTTTCTGTGATGGCCTGTCAGCCGCCGGTTACAGACATGGCTGCTAAAGTGATGAAGCTGCCTGGCGGAGCCACTGGCTGCAGGAACGGGCCGGACAAGGATTTCAAGG GTTGGAAAGAAATCTTAAATACCTCTGTGGGTGTCCTACAACAAGGAGGAGTGATCGGCGTGCCCactgacaccatctatggaatcgCATGCCTGGCACAGAGTCCTCAGTCCATTAGGAACATTTATAATGTGAAAGGACGTAATGGGACCAAACCGATGGCTATCTGTGTTGGTGCCATTGAGGACATTTATAA ATATTGCCAGGTTAATGTCCCTGACCAGTTACTGCGGGATTTATTGCCTGGGCCAGTTACTTTGGTGATGGAGAGATCTGATGAACTTAATAAGGAGCTGAATCCTTACACTTCA TTGGTAGGTGTTCGTATACCAGATCATGCATTTATCAGACAACTGGCACAGATCTGCTCTGAGCCATTGGCACTGACTAGTGCGAACATCAGCACCCAGCCGAGCACATTGTCAGTTGAG GAGTTTAAAGACCTGTGGCCCCTATTGTCTCTAGTAGTGGACGGAGGGCCTATTGGAGACGTGTCCAGTCCAGAATGCAGATTAGGATCAACAGTAATGGATCTTTCTGTTTCCGGGAAGTTTACCATC